From Lathamus discolor isolate bLatDis1 chromosome 15, bLatDis1.hap1, whole genome shotgun sequence, a single genomic window includes:
- the STKLD1 gene encoding serine/threonine kinase-like domain-containing protein STKLD1 isoform X5 — protein sequence MEKYEVLERLQPGALGTMLVAELKMEKGVEKKYIIKQVQCIKEKQANEALKEAMNLLKLHHSNICTYKESFVTWDNKMSCLFLYLVMQHSGQGDLSSVIKEKRQKLEKITDMVILKFLGQMVDALFYIHKQNIFHRNLKPSNILVTGEASFMLSDFSTETLMTDEMKWKIRVEENSKSWMAPETFDFIFTEKSDIWSLGCILLDMMTCFILNAEEITSLLQGIRQDTSRLEGVQTIMQNGDNSSLTLFPVLFMMLQIQPSMRPTAEDLTDVPFIRDYLIVAGAPSVKLKTSLPPKIVDVLLEGGIENVLEIMQAFWHIELVQVKAIQHLASFIRDKSAFPYLLMVTELITFAMKTHVDSLKLQVDGCSLLLEILNPALELDVMMVLDENSISSLLDTVRKHSESEELLSLVYTLLMMLSANEVIAGNLWELGVIPDLLSILRNFIHNENICLPCCGVLWSLAVSEANIDRALLASAVPVVFEVLQEHIQNGAIAESACSALWALSLQGCLTENEYEPTTALLLDALRMNPGRPVLVKNACLALASLLRLSETAALRLIMDSKGSGINLIKDAYCLHFNDPEAVENICILINEMIQYEDIVLDMLSQKMEELLFEIKCQFPSSMEIMTLVDATLSRLQK from the exons ATGGAGAAGTACGAG GTGCTGGAGCGGCTCCAGCCTGGGGCACTGGGCACGATGCTGGTAGCTGaattgaaaatggaaaagggTGTGGAGAAGAAATACATAATAAAGCAG GTGCAGTGcattaaagaaaagcaagcaaatgagGCCTTGAAGGAG GCAATGAATTTGCTAAAACTTCATCACTCAAACATCTGTACTTACAAGGAATCGTTTGTGACTTGGGATAATAAG ATGTCATGTCTGTTCCTTTATCTGGTAATGCAGCACTCGGGCCAAGGAGATCTTTCATCTGTcatcaaggaaaaaaggcagaagttggaaaaaataacagacatg GTGATTCTGAAGTTCCTGGGACAGATGGTGGATGCGTTGTTTTATATacacaaacaaaatattttccacag AAATCTCAAGCCGTCAAACATACTTGTGACTGGTGAAGCATCCTTCATGCTTAGCGACTTCAGTACAGAAACACTTATGACAGATgagatgaaatggaaaataagagTGGAAGAAA ATAGCAAGTCTTGGATGGCTCCAGAgacatttgattttatttttactgagaAATCTGACATCTGGTCTCTAGGTTGTATTCTACTTGACATGATGACCTGCTTTATTCTGAAT GCAGAAGAGATAACTTCGTTACTGCAGGGTATTAGACAGGATACAAGCCGTCTTGAGGGAGTTCAGACAATAATGCAGAATGGAGATAACAGCTCTTTGACTTTATTTCCGGTTTTATTTATGATGCTACAGATTCAGCCCAGCATGAGACCCACAGCAGA AGATCTCACTGATGTTCCGTTTATTAGGGACTACCTGATTGTTGCTGGTGCACCTTCggtaaaactgaaaacatctttGCCTCCCAAAATTGTAGATGTGCTCCTTGAGGGAGGAATTGAAAATGTCCTAG AAATCATGCAGGCTTTCTGGCATATAGAATTAGTACAGGTGAAAGCCATTCAGCACCTCGCCAGCTTCATAAGAGATAAAAGTG CTTTTCCCTATCTGCTAATGGTCACAGAATTGATCACTTTTGCCATGAAGACTCATGTAGATTCTCTCAAGTTACAAGTAGACGGTTGCAGTTTATTGCTTGAAATTCTTAATCCAG CTCTAGAACTGGATGTGATGATGGTCCTGGATGAGAATTCGATCAGCTCTCTGTTAGACACAGTGAGAAAACACTCTGAAAGTGAAGAGTTACTTTCATTGGTCTACACGTTATTGATGATGCTTTCAGCCAACG aagtaATTGCAGGGAATCTGTGGGAACTTGGAGTAATTCCAGACCTTCTGTCAATTTTAAGAAATTTTATTCATAATGAAAACATCTGCCTCCCTTGCTGTGGGGTTCTCTGGAGCTTGGCTGTGAGTG AGGCTAACATAGACCGAGCATTGCTGGCAAGTGCTGTCCCTGTTGTCTTTGAGGTCCTTCAAGAGCACATCCAGAATGGAGCCATTGCAGAGTCTGCTTGCTCAGCTCTATGGGCATTGTCACTCCAAG GTTGCTTAACTGAAAACGAGTATGAGCCcacaacagcacttctgctggATGCGCTCAGGATGAACCCAGGAAGACCAGTGCTGGTGAAGAATGCCTGCCTGGCACTAGCAAGCCTTCTAAGGCTATCTG aaacagcagctttgagACTTATAATGGATTCAAAAGGCAGTGGAATAAACCTGATCAAAGATGCCTACTGCCTTCACTTCAATGATCCGGAAGCAGTCGAAAATATCTGTATACTGATTAATGAGATGATTCAGTATG AGGATATTGTGCTGGATATGCTGTCCCAGAAAATGGAAGAACTACTGTTCGAAATAAAATGCCAGTTTCCATCTAGCATG GAGATAATGACCCTTGTGGATGCAACACTTTCGAGActgcagaagtga
- the STKLD1 gene encoding serine/threonine kinase-like domain-containing protein STKLD1 isoform X7, whose product MLVAELKMEKGVEKKYIIKQVQCIKEKQANEALKEVAMNLLKLHHSNICTYKESFVTWDNKMSCLFLYLVMQHSGQGDLSSVIKEKRQKLEKITDMVILKFLGQMVDALFYIHKQNIFHRNLKPSNILVTGEASFMLSDFSTETLMTDEMKWKIRVEENSKSWMAPETFDFIFTEKSDIWSLGCILLDMMTCFILNAEEITSLLQGIRQDTSRLEGVQTIMQNGDNSSLTLFPVLFMMLQIQPSMRPTAEDLTDVPFIRDYLIVAGAPSVKLKTSLPPKIVDVLLEGGIENVLEIMQAFWHIELVQVKAIQHLASFIRDKSAFPYLLMVTELITFAMKTHVDSLKLQVDGCSLLLEILNPALELDVMMVLDENSISSLLDTVRKHSESEELLSLVYTLLMMLSANEVIAGNLWELGVIPDLLSILRNFIHNENICLPCCGVLWSLAVSEANIDRALLASAVPVVFEVLQEHIQNGAIAESACSALWALSLQGCLTENEYEPTTALLLDALRMNPGRPVLVKNACLALASLLRLSETAALRLIMDSKGSGINLIKDAYCLHFNDPEAVENICILINEMIQYEDIVLDMLSQKMEELLFEIKCQFPSSMEIMTLVDATLSRLQK is encoded by the exons ATGCTGGTAGCTGaattgaaaatggaaaagggTGTGGAGAAGAAATACATAATAAAGCAG GTGCAGTGcattaaagaaaagcaagcaaatgagGCCTTGAAGGAGGTA GCAATGAATTTGCTAAAACTTCATCACTCAAACATCTGTACTTACAAGGAATCGTTTGTGACTTGGGATAATAAG ATGTCATGTCTGTTCCTTTATCTGGTAATGCAGCACTCGGGCCAAGGAGATCTTTCATCTGTcatcaaggaaaaaaggcagaagttggaaaaaataacagacatg GTGATTCTGAAGTTCCTGGGACAGATGGTGGATGCGTTGTTTTATATacacaaacaaaatattttccacag AAATCTCAAGCCGTCAAACATACTTGTGACTGGTGAAGCATCCTTCATGCTTAGCGACTTCAGTACAGAAACACTTATGACAGATgagatgaaatggaaaataagagTGGAAGAAA ATAGCAAGTCTTGGATGGCTCCAGAgacatttgattttatttttactgagaAATCTGACATCTGGTCTCTAGGTTGTATTCTACTTGACATGATGACCTGCTTTATTCTGAAT GCAGAAGAGATAACTTCGTTACTGCAGGGTATTAGACAGGATACAAGCCGTCTTGAGGGAGTTCAGACAATAATGCAGAATGGAGATAACAGCTCTTTGACTTTATTTCCGGTTTTATTTATGATGCTACAGATTCAGCCCAGCATGAGACCCACAGCAGA AGATCTCACTGATGTTCCGTTTATTAGGGACTACCTGATTGTTGCTGGTGCACCTTCggtaaaactgaaaacatctttGCCTCCCAAAATTGTAGATGTGCTCCTTGAGGGAGGAATTGAAAATGTCCTAG AAATCATGCAGGCTTTCTGGCATATAGAATTAGTACAGGTGAAAGCCATTCAGCACCTCGCCAGCTTCATAAGAGATAAAAGTG CTTTTCCCTATCTGCTAATGGTCACAGAATTGATCACTTTTGCCATGAAGACTCATGTAGATTCTCTCAAGTTACAAGTAGACGGTTGCAGTTTATTGCTTGAAATTCTTAATCCAG CTCTAGAACTGGATGTGATGATGGTCCTGGATGAGAATTCGATCAGCTCTCTGTTAGACACAGTGAGAAAACACTCTGAAAGTGAAGAGTTACTTTCATTGGTCTACACGTTATTGATGATGCTTTCAGCCAACG aagtaATTGCAGGGAATCTGTGGGAACTTGGAGTAATTCCAGACCTTCTGTCAATTTTAAGAAATTTTATTCATAATGAAAACATCTGCCTCCCTTGCTGTGGGGTTCTCTGGAGCTTGGCTGTGAGTG AGGCTAACATAGACCGAGCATTGCTGGCAAGTGCTGTCCCTGTTGTCTTTGAGGTCCTTCAAGAGCACATCCAGAATGGAGCCATTGCAGAGTCTGCTTGCTCAGCTCTATGGGCATTGTCACTCCAAG GTTGCTTAACTGAAAACGAGTATGAGCCcacaacagcacttctgctggATGCGCTCAGGATGAACCCAGGAAGACCAGTGCTGGTGAAGAATGCCTGCCTGGCACTAGCAAGCCTTCTAAGGCTATCTG aaacagcagctttgagACTTATAATGGATTCAAAAGGCAGTGGAATAAACCTGATCAAAGATGCCTACTGCCTTCACTTCAATGATCCGGAAGCAGTCGAAAATATCTGTATACTGATTAATGAGATGATTCAGTATG AGGATATTGTGCTGGATATGCTGTCCCAGAAAATGGAAGAACTACTGTTCGAAATAAAATGCCAGTTTCCATCTAGCATG GAGATAATGACCCTTGTGGATGCAACACTTTCGAGActgcagaagtga